The sequence below is a genomic window from Desulfobulbus oligotrophicus.
ACTTTGTCCAGGTGCGCCAATCCGGTAACCACTGGATACGATTGCCGTGGGGATGGGTCCAGGCCAGATGCCAGTGATGGTGGTGCCCCTGATTCCAAAGATCAGCGGTCCAGGCAACCCAACCGGCAGCTGGTGGTTTTGCCCCCTGTCGTACAGGTTCCCACTGCAGCCAGAGTACGGGTTGCGGATAGCCGGTTGCCCAGGTATGCAGGTGATGATGCAGCCAATCCCCCTTATCATGCAGATAGGTGGTCAGGTAGGTGTTGAACACCACGACCGGCGCATCGGTTAAAGGGCTGATCTGCTCCTCTAAGAAGAGCGGCAGCTGATCAGGCAAGTCCACACGGTGGAGCGGAACAGGCACACCGGATTTACGAATGCTCTGTATTGCCGTAACTCCTTGATACAGTTGCTTCAACCGTTCCGGTTGATCACCCCAGACAAAGGACGATAAGTACAGTTCGTCTGACCGTTCCCGGAGCAATACAGGGGCAATATCAGCACCGATCCGTGTGCGGATCTGCGGGCAGACCGTTGTCTGCGGCAGCAGGAATGTGCCTTCACTGCACACGGAAAACTGTGCTGGAACAGCTCCTCCCAGATCAATACATTCCGTAGTTCCAGAAGCATTATATACCAGACGATAGTGGCGCTGATCAGCCGCCAGGTTAAGCCCGGCACCGGCACCGAGTTCGACCAGATGTATCGCCCGCCATCCCGGATAACAGACCGGCAGCAGCCAACACAGACCACGGGCGGTTTCATTGGTCTGCACCCGGGCTGTGCGCATAAACGCGGTCAATGCCTCCTGTCTGGCTGCCAGTGCCTGGTAAAGACAGGATCCAATCTCCTCGTCCCGGCAGGATCGCGCCCCGCCGACCGTTGGAAAGTATTGTGCCAGCGCCGCCACCTCACGACGCCCTGCCAAGATGTCCCGATGCAGTCCAGCCGGCAGCAGCAGGGTAACATCAAAGGTGGACCGCTGGGATGCCGCCCGTACCAGCCACTCAATTAACGGGTCTTCACTCTCTTCCTCAGCCAGCCAATCGGCGAGAATACCAAACAACCGGGCATACAGCGGTGAGTACCCGGCGGCAAAATCGCGTTGCCGGTGGAATCGATGGGCCAATCGACCCTGGACATCATCCATGGTGAACTACTCCATCAGAAACAATGGTCGTTGCGAAAAAGTACGACTGCTCACCCCCCTGGCTCAGCGGCACAACCACCACCGATCAACAACTGACCTGATCACCTGCCTTTACTGCTCAACTTGATGTGCACTCCCGTCGGTTGTCGGTTGTTTATGCTCCTTCGCACGTACCAGTGATGCCCGGGTGATATTTTTTATCTCATGTATCTGCCAGGCATCGATGTGAAACAGTTGTGCCTGGTTGGAGACCTTGAGCACAAAGCTCTCATCATCAGCTGGTGCTGCCCCATCTTCGTCTGCAGATTGAGAAAGGTCCTCTTCCCTGCCGACCACGTAGTTGATAGTGGTCTTGTCGTCGAGCTCTACGCTGTAACTGAGTACCGGCCTGCCCAGGCCGTATTCCGGCTTTTCCACCGTTCCCAGCAGTCCGGCGACACGAAGACCGGTCAGCTGTCTGACCACCTGATCCCGCCGATCCCTGATGATCTCCTCCTCTTTGCTAAGATCAGCAGGCTGAAGTCCGTCCGGACCACGCTCTAAATGAAGGCCGGGCAGATCCACCCGTACCACCTGCTCCGGCTTGAGTTGTAAGATACCGGTATCTATCCAGTTGTCAGCCGCTGTCTCCAGCTCATACCGGCCGGCGGTAAAGGTCTGGATTTCGTTGTCACCATCAGCACGGATATACCTTTTGCGCAGTCCGGCGGAAGAGCCGAAATACACAATACCCAAGACTTTTTCACCCTGCCGCAAGGTCAGCTTCCATTCAAACTGATCTGTTGCGACCTTGAAACGATTGACCGCTTCAGCAGTCGCAGCCTCAGGCCACCCCCGCTGCAGGCCGGCTATCTGCTCAAGAAACTCCTGAACTCGCCCGCTATCCGCGGGAAACGAATCCTTTTCCGGCAACAACCATGTCTCATGCTCTTTCTTCAGGAGCAATCTACGCCCGTCCCGGTCTTCAAGGACCATTTCCGTCACATCGGCTGCTTTCAGGTGCAGGAATGGCCCTCCGGCAGGTCGGCCTGTATCGGTGTTGCGAAGAGTATGCGTTGCCACCATTAATCCGGTCTGCACCAGCAGCAGCAGCGTACCGATAATAATCAGTTGTTTCATGGTTACGATCTCCCGGCTGTCAACAGTGCCTCACGTCGGCGCGCCCTGGCCTGAACAAATCGCCATACTCCCCAGACCATGAGCAGACCAAGGGCTGCCATTCCATAGTTCAGATATTCCCAGAACATCCGCCCCTCTCTGCTGATCGGCAGTAAAGTGCGGGCAAAATGACCACGCCCCCGTATGCTGAGCAGATCGCGATCTTCCAGAGACCAGTCAACCGCATTGGCCATCAGCTGTAGCGGGTTGAGATACCGGGTGCCACCTGCCCCTGATGCCAACTCCAGACTGGTATCCGCCAGAAAACTATTGGATGCCAGGACAATGATCCGCGCCGCATCAGGCGAGTGCTCCACAACCCGCCCGATCACGTCCGGTGTTTTCACCTCCTGTACCAGTGTGCCCTCCAGGTCGGCCGTCTTTTTTTCCAATGCACCCTTTTCTTTTTCCGCCTGCTGACGTCGTGCCTCTTCAAGCAAAGGAGATGGTTTCCCCTTAAACCAGGAATCAAAGGTTCCCTCCAGCACCACTGCCAGTAACTGATGACCAGCTGATTCACCCTGGGCAAAACCTGTCTGACCGAAACGCTCAAAATCCGGTTGGATGTCCAACGAGTCGGAAAGCCATGACTCCTGGGAACTTTCCAACAGCCGGATCACCTGACGGTTCTTATTTTTTTCAGCATCCACGGTGATCGGCGACGCCCAGGTCATGGATACCTGATCAATGCCGGTCAACAGACCACTGGAACGGTTCATGCCGTTGTTACGGATATCGATGAAGTAGGGATAATTGAACAGGTGGGTTTCGCGGATACTGTACGCCCCGGCCTGCCGCTCAACCGGAACGGGGAAGGCGGCATTCTGGGAATCCAGCACCAGTGTCGGGGTCATGCTAATGCCGTAACCGGCCAGCCAATCCGCAAGACCGCTCTTTGTATCAACCGCGCTGATCCGCCCCTGAAGACTGACAGCAAAGGGCGAGGTTGCCAGTACCACTGTCCCACCCTGCATCAGAAACTGATCAATAGCAAAGATCTGCTTCTTCTCCAGCCGCTCCGGAGCAACGATCACAAGGATATCGGCCTCTGCATCCACCTGGCCGGTGCTCAGATCAACGGGTAAAATCCGGTGATCCTGCTCTATAAACTGCTGCAGCAACTGAAAGGTATTGCCCTGATCCAACATCCCCATCTGGGCCATTGCCGGATCAGGGGATGGTGTATACAGGGCAACGGTTTTCAGCATACCCCTGGAAAAACGCTTCAACCCGGCCTCAATGGCGGTCTTCAGAGCAACCCTGTCCAATTGGGAAGGCAGGACGACCTGTATCTGCCGGCCCCTGTTTTCCAGGGTCATATAAAACCAGAAGGGCTGGGCTGAAAGCAGATCAGTCATCATCGGCTGCATGCCGAACTGTCTGGTCAGTTGTGCGGCCAGTTTCCCGTCATCAGCATCCGGATCAGCAAAACTGACGGCAAACTTATCTCCACTCTGTTCTTTCAGATCATTCAGGACCGCCTCAAGATCGCCTTTCAACTCGATCAACGGCTCCGGCAGCTTTGCTGCCGGCGAAATGTATCCATGAAAAACAACCTGATCGTTGATTGCAGCAAAAAGATCACCACCGCCCTGGTAACTGTACAGAACCTTTTTGATCGCCCGGGTGATATCGTGCTCAGGATTGCGCAACTCCACCTCAATTTTGGTGTCGCCTTCGCTTTTCACCTCGATCAGCTCCTGAAAACCCAGGGTGACATACTCGTTGCCGTACTTGACGAGCACATCAAAGTAAGAGTTGGTCACGGCGGCCTGATAACGGGAGGCGGTCTGAAACGGAATTGGACGAATACCGTACTTCTCACCGGCCTCCTGCTCCATTTCCGGCTTTTCCTGTGGATCGACAAACTCGACTTTGACGCGCCCCTGACCGGCCACCTCATACTCCCGAAGCAGATCGCGCAGCTGCGGCTGTAACGGGGCCAGGAGCGGGTGCGTCTGGGCGGAAAAATAGCCACGGATCAGAAGCGGTTCCTGCAGCCGACTCAGATAAGAACGGGTTGTCGGTGAAATCGAATAGATACGCCCCTCTGTCAAATCAACCCTGAGGTGACCGAGCGGGGCCAGCCAGAGATTGAGCATACAAAAGTTGGCCATCAGTACACCTGTCACCACCAGCCACCGGCGGTGATTGGCATTTCCTGGATTGCCGGCCCAGCGTTGACGTTCAAGGCTGAAGACGTTGAGGGATAAAAAAATACCGATCAGACTCAGGCAGTACACCAGATCACGGAGGTCGACGACCCCTCTGGTGATGGCAGAAAATCGGGACCCGGCACCAAACAACTTGAGAATCTCACCACCCTGATTGCCGAAAAAGACCGTCAGGGTATCAGATCCCAGCAGGTAAAGTGTCATACAGGCCAGGGTGGTGACAATCAGACTGACGATCTGACTGCTGAATTGGGCGCTGACAAACAGCCCGATGGCAATGTAGGCTCCTGCCAGACAGAGACTGGCCAGGTAGCCGCCGAAAACCGGCCCCCAGTCCAACTGTCCAAGAAGACTGACTGTAACGGGCAAGGGCAGTGTCAGCAGCAGACCGATGGTCACCAGGCCAAGACAGGCAATAAACTTACCGCTGACCAGAATTGCCGGATGCACCGGTGCCGTGAGCAGCGGCTCCAAGGTTCCGGAACGTTGCTCTTCCGACCATACCCGCATGGTAATGGCAGCTGACAGAAAAATCAGCAGCAGGGGCATCCATTCGAACATGGGCCGGACATCGGCGATATTACGACTGAAAAATGTTTCAACCCAGAAAAAGATAAACAGGGTGGTGCCAAGAAAGGCACCAAAGAAAATAAAGGCTGCCGGGGTGGCGAAAAACACCGACAACTCCCGGCGTGCAACCGCATGCAGGATGTTCATTGTTCTTCCCCGCTCCTCATGTTGATATCACTAAATATCTTCTCCAGGCTCCGCGATTCAGGCTCAAGCCCCAGCAGGGGCCAGCCCTTGGCAACAATAGCCGCGGCAACAGCCGGCGCCATCTCATCCATTGGTCTGTCCCCGACAACTGCCCAGCACAGTCGTCCGGGTTCCCGGACCACCGGCTCAACTGTCCGCACACCTTCCAACCCGGTCAGCACGCTCTCAGCCTCCATCCGATCAACAGTCACCAGCAGTCGTTGTGCCTTGCTCAGTTCTTCGATCCTGGCATCCAGCGCCTTGCGGCCATGCTGCATGATGATCACCCGGTCGCACACCGCCTGTACCTCCTGAAGAATGTGGGTGGAGATGATCAGGGTCGCATCAACGGAAAGTTCACGGAGCAGGTGGCGCATGTGTTGAATCTGGGTCGGGTCGAGGCCGTTGGTGGGCTCATCAAGGATCAGAATCCTGGGTTGATGGAAGATGGCCTGAGCCACACCGACCCGTTGCCGATACCCCCGCGACAGGGTTCCGATGGTCTGATCTGCCTTGTCAATCAGCCCGGTACGTTCCAGAGTCTCCTGTACCAGGGTACCCATTTTCTTGGTCGGCACACCATGCAAAACAGCATGATAGGCAAGGTAGCCCACGACCGTCATCTCTGGATACACCGGACAGTTTTCGGGCAGATAACCGATCTGCGCCTGGATTGCCCGGCGATCTGTCTCCATATCCATCTGCTGGATCCGGATAGTACCGCCGGTCGGCTCGAGAAAACCTGTCAACATCTTCATGACCGTTGTTTTACCGGCTCCGTTGTGGCCAAGTAAGCCGACAATTTCGCCGGAATCGATCGTAAAGGAAATATCGTCCACAGCCTTCAGAGAGCCGTAACTTCTGGTCAAGTGGGCAACATGAATCATACGAAAACTCCAGGTGTGTGTCTGTAGAGACAGTGCTCAGAGAGAGCTGCTTATTCCGGGCAGCAACCCGCTGTTCAAACGATGAGGGACACAGCAAAGATGGACTGCCCTTCCACTGGACTGAGAGCAGGTGAACGTATATTCCGCGTGGTATACAAGCAGAGGTATACCCGGAGAAAAGATCCACCGTTTCTTCTGATTTGGGCGCATATCATAAAGCAGACATGCAACTTGTCAACCCGGACACGACAGTATCTGTACAGGCCGACTGTAGCGCTCTGGTCTGTTGCCGCACTTAAAGCGTTCTTCCCCGTCTGCC
It includes:
- a CDS encoding DUF2332 family protein, producing MDDVQGRLAHRFHRQRDFAAGYSPLYARLFGILADWLAEEESEDPLIEWLVRAASQRSTFDVTLLLPAGLHRDILAGRREVAALAQYFPTVGGARSCRDEEIGSCLYQALAARQEALTAFMRTARVQTNETARGLCWLLPVCYPGWRAIHLVELGAGAGLNLAADQRHYRLVYNASGTTECIDLGGAVPAQFSVCSEGTFLLPQTTVCPQIRTRIGADIAPVLLRERSDELYLSSFVWGDQPERLKQLYQGVTAIQSIRKSGVPVPLHRVDLPDQLPLFLEEQISPLTDAPVVVFNTYLTTYLHDKGDWLHHHLHTWATGYPQPVLWLQWEPVRQGAKPPAAGWVAWTADLWNQGHHHHWHLAWTHPHGNRIQWLPDWRTWTKYWQMDSR
- a CDS encoding DUF4340 domain-containing protein, whose product is MKQLIIIGTLLLLVQTGLMVATHTLRNTDTGRPAGGPFLHLKAADVTEMVLEDRDGRRLLLKKEHETWLLPEKDSFPADSGRVQEFLEQIAGLQRGWPEAATAEAVNRFKVATDQFEWKLTLRQGEKVLGIVYFGSSAGLRKRYIRADGDNEIQTFTAGRYELETAADNWIDTGILQLKPEQVVRVDLPGLHLERGPDGLQPADLSKEEEIIRDRRDQVVRQLTGLRVAGLLGTVEKPEYGLGRPVLSYSVELDDKTTINYVVGREEDLSQSADEDGAAPADDESFVLKVSNQAQLFHIDAWQIHEIKNITRASLVRAKEHKQPTTDGSAHQVEQ
- a CDS encoding Gldg family protein, with product MNILHAVARRELSVFFATPAAFIFFGAFLGTTLFIFFWVETFFSRNIADVRPMFEWMPLLLIFLSAAITMRVWSEEQRSGTLEPLLTAPVHPAILVSGKFIACLGLVTIGLLLTLPLPVTVSLLGQLDWGPVFGGYLASLCLAGAYIAIGLFVSAQFSSQIVSLIVTTLACMTLYLLGSDTLTVFFGNQGGEILKLFGAGSRFSAITRGVVDLRDLVYCLSLIGIFLSLNVFSLERQRWAGNPGNANHRRWLVVTGVLMANFCMLNLWLAPLGHLRVDLTEGRIYSISPTTRSYLSRLQEPLLIRGYFSAQTHPLLAPLQPQLRDLLREYEVAGQGRVKVEFVDPQEKPEMEQEAGEKYGIRPIPFQTASRYQAAVTNSYFDVLVKYGNEYVTLGFQELIEVKSEGDTKIEVELRNPEHDITRAIKKVLYSYQGGGDLFAAINDQVVFHGYISPAAKLPEPLIELKGDLEAVLNDLKEQSGDKFAVSFADPDADDGKLAAQLTRQFGMQPMMTDLLSAQPFWFYMTLENRGRQIQVVLPSQLDRVALKTAIEAGLKRFSRGMLKTVALYTPSPDPAMAQMGMLDQGNTFQLLQQFIEQDHRILPVDLSTGQVDAEADILVIVAPERLEKKQIFAIDQFLMQGGTVVLATSPFAVSLQGRISAVDTKSGLADWLAGYGISMTPTLVLDSQNAAFPVPVERQAGAYSIRETHLFNYPYFIDIRNNGMNRSSGLLTGIDQVSMTWASPITVDAEKNKNRQVIRLLESSQESWLSDSLDIQPDFERFGQTGFAQGESAGHQLLAVVLEGTFDSWFKGKPSPLLEEARRQQAEKEKGALEKKTADLEGTLVQEVKTPDVIGRVVEHSPDAARIIVLASNSFLADTSLELASGAGGTRYLNPLQLMANAVDWSLEDRDLLSIRGRGHFARTLLPISREGRMFWEYLNYGMAALGLLMVWGVWRFVQARARRREALLTAGRS
- a CDS encoding ABC transporter ATP-binding protein — its product is MIHVAHLTRSYGSLKAVDDISFTIDSGEIVGLLGHNGAGKTTVMKMLTGFLEPTGGTIRIQQMDMETDRRAIQAQIGYLPENCPVYPEMTVVGYLAYHAVLHGVPTKKMGTLVQETLERTGLIDKADQTIGTLSRGYRQRVGVAQAIFHQPRILILDEPTNGLDPTQIQHMRHLLRELSVDATLIISTHILQEVQAVCDRVIIMQHGRKALDARIEELSKAQRLLVTVDRMEAESVLTGLEGVRTVEPVVREPGRLCWAVVGDRPMDEMAPAVAAAIVAKGWPLLGLEPESRSLEKIFSDINMRSGEEQ